The stretch of DNA GAAGGCGATACCGGCACCTGGTGGAACTTCGATCCGCGCGTCGAATGGCTGATGGGCTACCTGACCAGCCACCGCTCTCAGAAAGTGCTGGTCATCTGCGCCAAAGCCGCGACGGCGCTTCAGCTGGAGCAGGTTCTGCGCGAGCGCGAAGGTATCCGTGCCGCCGTCTTCCATGAAGGCATGTCCATCATCGAACGCGACCGCGCCGCGGCCTGGTTTGCGGAAGAAGATACCGGCGCTCAGGTCCTGCTGTGTTCCGAAATTGGCTCAGAAGGCCGTAACTTCCAGTTCGCCAGCCAGCTGGTGATGTTTGACCTGCCGTTTAACCCAGACCTGCTGGAACAGCGTATCGGCCGTCTGGACCGTATCGGCCAGGCACACGACATCCAGGTTCACGTTCCCTATCTGGAAAAAACCGCTCAGTCAGTGCTGGTGGAGTGGTTCCACGCGGGCCTCGATGCCTTCGAACATACCTGCCCGACCGGCCGCACGATTTATGACAGCGTCTATCCGCAGCTGATCGAGTATCTTGCTGCCCCGGAAAATACCGAAGGTTTTGACGCCCTGATCAAACAGTGCCGCGAGCAGCACGATGCCCTCAAGCAGCAGCTTGAGCAGGGGCGTGACCGCCTGCTGGAAATTCACTCCAACGGCGGTGAAAAAGCGCAGGCGCTGGCTGAAGCCATTTCAGAACAGGATAACGACACCAACCTCGTTAGCTTTGCGATGAACCTGTTCGACATCGTCGGGATTAACCAGGACGATCGCGGTGATAACATGGTGGTTCTGACCCCGTCCGATCATATGCTGGTGCCGGACTTCCCGGGCCTGCCGGAAGACGGCTGCACCATCACCTTCGAACGCGACGTCGCACTGTCCCGCGAAGATGCGCAGTTCGTCACGTGGGAACACCCCATCATCCGCAACGGTCTGGATTTGATCCTTTCCGGTGATACCGGCAGCTGCGCCCTGTCTCTGCTGAAAAACAAGGCGCTACCGGTCGGGACGCTGCTGCTGGAGCTGGTTTACGTTGTTGAGGCCAAAGCGCCTAAACAGCTGCAGCTCAATCGCTTCCTGCCGCCGACGCCGGTGCGCATGCTGGTGGACAAAAACGGCACCAACCTCGCGGCGCAGGTGGAGTTTGAAAACTTTAACCGCCAGCTCAGCGCGGTTAACCGCCATACCGGCAGCAAGCTGGTGAACGCCGTGCAGTCCGACGTTCACGCTATTCTGCAGGTGGCGGAAGAGAAGGTTGCCGATGCGGCACAGGCGCTGATCGACGCGGCACGTGAAGAAGCGGATGAGAAGCTCAGCGCGGAACTGTCCCGTCTGGAAGCGTTGAAGGCCGTTAACCCTAACATTCGTGACGACGAGCTGGCGGCTATTGAAACCAATCGCCAGCAGGTGATGGAAGCCCTGAGCCAGGCTAACTGGCGTCTCGACGCGCTGCGCCTGATTGTCGTGACGCACCAGTAAATATGCGTCGCTTTACTCAAATCATTCGAGTTGCAGCAAGGCGGCAAAAGAAAGAATTCCCAGGAGCTTACTAAGTAAGTGACTGGGATACATGAGAGCAGCCAACGCGGCTGCAGCTTGAAGGATGCAGAGTAAATGCTGATGGAACCTTACAATCCGCCTCTTGATCCCTGGCTGGTCATTCTTTATCAGGATGAGCACATCATGGTGGTTAACAAGCCAAGCGGCCTGCTGTCCGTCCCGGGGCGTCTTGAGGAGCACAAAGACAGCGTGATGACGCGAATTCAGCGCGACTTCCCGCTGGCGGAATCGGTCCATCGGCTTGATATGGCAACCAGCGGCGTGATTGTCGTGGCGTTGACCAAGGCGGCAGAGCGGGAGTTAAAGCGCCAGTTCCGCGAACGCGAACCTAAAAAGCAGTACGTAGCCCGCGTTTGGGGCCATCCGCGGCCGGAAGAAGGTTTGGTTGATTTGCCGCTGATTTGCGACTGGCCTAATCGGCCAAAGCAAAAGGTGTGTTATGAAACGGGAAAATCTGCGCAGACCGGGTATCAGGTGCTGGACTACGCGGCGGATAATACCGCCCGTATCCAACTGAAGCCGATTACCGGGCGATCGCACCAGCTCCGCGTTCACATGCTGGCGCTTGGGCATCCGATTCTCGGTGACCGCTTCTACGCCACGCCGGAGGCGCTGGCAATGGCACCAAGGCTTCAACTCCATGCCGAGATGCTGACCATCACGCACCCAGGCTACGGCACGCCAATGACCTTTAAAGCTCCGGCTGACTTCTAAAGAA from Cedecea neteri encodes:
- the rapA gene encoding RNA polymerase-associated protein RapA, which produces MPFTLGQRWISDTESELGLGTVVALDARMVTLIFPATGENRLYARNDSPITRVMFNPGDVITSHEGWQLKVDEVKEEKGLLAYLGTRLDTEEQDVLLREVFLDSKLVFSKPQDRLFAGQIDRMDRFALRFRARKYQSEQSRQIWSGLRGMRTSLIPHQLNIAHDVGRRHAPRVLLADEVGLGKTIEAGMIIHQQLLAGSAERVLIVVPETLQHQWLVEMLRRFNLRFALFDDERYAEAQHDSSNPFDTEQLVICSLDFVRRNKQRLENLCEAEWDLLVVDEAHHLVWSEDAPSREYQAIEQLAEHVPGILLLTATPEQLGMESHFARLRLLDPNRFHDFAMFVEEQQNYRPVADAVALLLAGNRLTDDQLNTMGELIGEQDIEPLLQTANSDRDGSEAARQELVSMLMDRHGTSRVLFRNTRNGVKGFPKRELHTIRLPLPTQYQTAIKVSGIMAARKSVEDRARDMLYPEQIYQEFEGDTGTWWNFDPRVEWLMGYLTSHRSQKVLVICAKAATALQLEQVLREREGIRAAVFHEGMSIIERDRAAAWFAEEDTGAQVLLCSEIGSEGRNFQFASQLVMFDLPFNPDLLEQRIGRLDRIGQAHDIQVHVPYLEKTAQSVLVEWFHAGLDAFEHTCPTGRTIYDSVYPQLIEYLAAPENTEGFDALIKQCREQHDALKQQLEQGRDRLLEIHSNGGEKAQALAEAISEQDNDTNLVSFAMNLFDIVGINQDDRGDNMVVLTPSDHMLVPDFPGLPEDGCTITFERDVALSREDAQFVTWEHPIIRNGLDLILSGDTGSCALSLLKNKALPVGTLLLELVYVVEAKAPKQLQLNRFLPPTPVRMLVDKNGTNLAAQVEFENFNRQLSAVNRHTGSKLVNAVQSDVHAILQVAEEKVADAAQALIDAAREEADEKLSAELSRLEALKAVNPNIRDDELAAIETNRQQVMEALSQANWRLDALRLIVVTHQ
- the rluA gene encoding bifunctional tRNA pseudouridine(32) synthase/23S rRNA pseudouridine(746) synthase RluA — encoded protein: MLMEPYNPPLDPWLVILYQDEHIMVVNKPSGLLSVPGRLEEHKDSVMTRIQRDFPLAESVHRLDMATSGVIVVALTKAAERELKRQFREREPKKQYVARVWGHPRPEEGLVDLPLICDWPNRPKQKVCYETGKSAQTGYQVLDYAADNTARIQLKPITGRSHQLRVHMLALGHPILGDRFYATPEALAMAPRLQLHAEMLTITHPGYGTPMTFKAPADF